From bacterium:
GCCGGCGCGATCGTGTCCGGCGGCTCGGGCACGGCGGCCGAGAAGAAGAAGGCGCTCGAGTCGGCCGGCATCCCGGTCGCCGACCGCCCCGCGGACGTGGTGCCGCTGCTGCAGCAGATCTGGAAGCGTTGAACCGATCCGTCGAAAGGACGTCGCGTTGGAGCAGACCTACATGATGATCAAGCCGGAGATCGTCGCCGCCGAATCCCAGCAGATCGGCGCGATCCTGGCCCAGGTGCAGCGGGCGGGCTTCCGCATCCGCAACCTGGCGCTCAAGAGCCTCAGCCGCGCCACGGTGGAGGAGTTCTACGCCGTCCACCGCGAGCGGCCGTTCTTCCCCGAGCTGGTGGACTACATCGCGTCGGGCCCGGTCGTGGCGATCCACCTCGAGCGCGACCAGGCCGTGGTCAAGCTGCGCGAACTGGTCGGGGCGACGAACCCCCGCGACGCCGCCTGCGGCACCCTGCGGGACCTGTTCGGGGCCTCCCTATCCCAGAACGCCGTTCACGCCTCGGATTCGCCCGAGAACGCCCAGCGCGAGATCGGCATCGTCTTCGGCGAGGGCCGGGGACCGGGCCGCGCGTCTTGACAGACGGCGATCGCGCTCGTAACGTGGGGCGCTTGCACGGCGCCGGGCCGGGGTGGGCCCGGTCGGGACGCGGTCGTGCGCCCGGAATGAAGCTGAACCTGGACACCCTGCCCTTCGGCCGCTCCGCCCTGGAGGTGGAGGAGACCTTCCACGTCGAGGACGAGGAGGGCGGCGGGGACGGTCTGTCCGTCCGCGGCGAGCTGGCGGTGGACAACGTCGACAGCCGTGTCCTGGTCGCCGGCGTCCTGGCGGTGTCCTGCCCGGCGGTCTGCGATCGCTGCCTGGAGGCCTTCACCATGGCCTACGAGGCGGGCGTCGACATCCAGATCATCCG
This genomic window contains:
- the ndk gene encoding nucleoside-diphosphate kinase encodes the protein MEQTYMMIKPEIVAAESQQIGAILAQVQRAGFRIRNLALKSLSRATVEEFYAVHRERPFFPELVDYIASGPVVAIHLERDQAVVKLRELVGATNPRDAACGTLRDLFGASLSQNAVHASDSPENAQREIGIVFGEGRGPGRAS
- a CDS encoding DUF177 domain-containing protein, which produces MKLNLDTLPFGRSALEVEETFHVEDEEGGGDGLSVRGELAVDNVDSRVLVAGVLAVSCPAVCDRCLEAFTMAYEAGVDIQIIRAKPGAPDEESPDTWILYQARGEVDLDEPLREAALLDLPIKRVCREDCLGFCPTCGADRNLKDCDCPREPADPRWDGLDS